Below is a window of Pyrobaculum aerophilum str. IM2 DNA.
GAGTAGAGTAGCCCCTGGAGATCCTCTTCCGACACTCTGAACAAGTCGTTGAAGGGCGTCGGGAGGCTCCCCCCGGCGCCTCCGATCACGTAGGGGCCCAGCCTTTGAGTCCTCCCGTGGACAGGCTTAATAGAGTCCTTCTCAAACCCGGCCAGCTCCGGAGGGTCTGTATTCCCCGGCACGAAGTACACAGGGGCTATCCCGGCGAGAGCCTCCAGCGCCTCCACAGCCGCCTCAACGCTCCGCTTGTAGGTGAAGTCGCCAGCCGCTATTACCGCGTCGTAACTGCCCCGGATTAATCTCACTTGTTTAACTCCGTCGTGTACATCGGCGACTAGTAGCAGGCGCATTTGCGCTTTAAGATATTCTGTTTTAAACTTGACGGCGCTAGTTAATGCGCCTCCCTACATTTATATAACAACATGTAGAACGGCGACTAGGCAAAGCAAAAGCGACACTGGGAAGCACTCTCCAACACTCGCCAAAGTCCCCGGGCGTACCCAGACCTCACAGCCCCCTCGCTTTTTAACGCGGAAAGGACACTGAATAGGAAATACTACTATAGCGCAATGTTTATAAATCCGTTTTTTTTGAGGCATGTTGCCGAGATCTCTTCTAGTAATGGCGTTGGCGGCTTGGGCTGTGTTGCTAACAGCGCAGGGACCGCCTGGGGAGCTGTTCTGCGCCTCGGCGGGGGAGCTGGGGCTTGCGGGAGAGCCGTCAACGCTTATGTTCTCAGTGTTTGAAAGGGGGTCTTGGAGGCCTGCCGCCGCATATATAGAGCCGGAGAAC
It encodes the following:
- a CDS encoding metallophosphoesterase family protein — protein: MRLLLVADVHDGVKQVRLIRGSYDAVIAAGDFTYKRSVEAAVEALEALAGIAPVYFVPGNTDPPELAGFEKDSIKPVHGRTQRLGPYVIGGAGGSLPTPFNDLFRVSEEDLQGLLYSLTPTPHVLVVHNPPRGHLDKVGGVRPVGSLAVKKYIEEKQPILSVHGHIHEDRGIDIIGDTIVVNPGPLKDGYYAEAVLDGTKAVVSLKKLYY